The following is a genomic window from Phaseolus vulgaris cultivar G19833 chromosome 6, P. vulgaris v2.0, whole genome shotgun sequence.
TTCTTTGGGTTGTTATTCAGAGGTAAACTTTAAACCTAGTTCAAACGATACCATATTAAAAGGTGGACTTTATAGTTtcacttaacctcataaaattggtttatgagatgaggtttgcattcatttatatactatgaaatgttctaaTCTTTAATAAACGTGGGATTTCTAGTTGCCAAGATATTACAGATAGGCTTTCATATTCCTCAGACAGTGTGATTGTCTCGTTGACAAAACATGTTTTTACTCAATGAATGCTTTTTCTTTTAATCATTTTTCTGTTCATTATTGCTTCATTCATTTCAGTAATTACTTTGAGTTTTGGGGATGAACAATGATTAACAGAAATGGGGTTCTTGTGCACTTGATTTAACATAAAACATGACCGATGGTGAAACATAGTTTGGGTTCTTGAGATGTAGTGATTCTGACAAAAAGCCATGGTTTTCCCTTAACCAGGTTATTTTTGGGCATACATGAGAGGAATAAAAGTGGCCTACATCACTGCTTTACTagctttatttctttttcactaTAAAATGATTTCTTTCTTCACTTGAATCATGAATGCTCTTCTACTGCTTAGCTGTTGGATGTCAAACTTTCATTCTCCCGCTCCccttttcatatttatttaaattatatggtAACAATCATTGCTACTATTTTACTTGTGGTGTGTTCATTTCATTTTTTGGGTTTCTCATGTAATGTAATTAATGTATGAGTTGGTATTTGCACGATATTGCAGCAgcctttttctcttcttttaatatcttttaatcAGTGGAGATTTTATGAGAGATTATGCAAGATTCACACTGCAATCTTTCTCATGATTACATTTGAATGGTTATGGTGGAAGTGAGGAAATTCCATACATTTATGCCATCATCATGGAGAGACTTTAGGCTTTAATCCTCGCATCAGAGTTAGGAATAGGGTCCTATCTCATTTCATTCGGTGTATTAGTCTTAATCTTAATTACATGTGTGTTTATCAGAAAAATTGTTGTTTTGAAATGCATTGTATTAAAGGAATGTTGTGATTTGTAACAGTAATGTTAAAGATCctacatcaactagagattaagacattaCCTAGTATATAAATataggtgcaaacctcattttataagccgattttatgagattgagttagacgTAAAATTCGCGTAGTTTGAAATAATTGCTTGCACTTGTCCCACCAACAGTCACTATTACTATTAATGTGACTAAAAGGGTTGGATTTAACAAGAACAACCCAGATGAAATCCAGGCTTAAATACGATTACTTTTAGTTTTAAAGGTCTCAGGGTCTTGGGACAACAAGGCCCATTCTTTTAAATTCTTAAAGTTTGCTTCTTCTGACAAGGTATAGTATTCAATAAGTTAGGCATCAGGATCATCGACATGGGAACATATATAAATGGAAAAGTGTAGCAATAGGATTATCATACACCTTTGTCTTTACATTTTGTATTCGGTATAAAGCTAACCTTCTCACCATCATCTTTGTGTCAAGCAAAATAGCATAAAGAACTCTGCTCTTGCCTCAAACTATGGCACTTCAACACACTTCAAGCTGAATCAATTGAAAGGTAAGTTTATTCTCTTCAGTTTAATTCCAACTATTTCTGTCAATTCACATGAACTGCATATCTTCAAGCTAAATTTCTTTTCAATATCATTATTACAAGATTCTATCAGGCCATGCATACATGTGCTTCTAGCATTTAATATAATTACATTAGGCCACCAATTTCTTTACTTCAACTATTCATCTTATCGTGCCTTTTAAGACTTCCCACAAATGCCTTTAAAATTGACTGCTTTTCATTCTTGTTTTCAGTCATCTCATATCTGTAGACTGTTGCAAAGGTTGGTTCCATGCTGATTGAAGGAAAAATCATGATATTGTTGTTTTGATAGCACCATGGCTTTTCCTTTTCCTATGCTTGCTGATGTTTGTATCTTCCCTTTGGTGATCTTAGTTGTGGAATAGAGTGTTGCATATAAAAGATAAGgggaaaaaaaagaaattgttgTAAAAAGCTTCTCAAGAAATGTTTaagcaatttaaaaaataaaaaccattTGGAGCATGAATTTCCCTGTTTATAATAGATTACTGATGCtttctattttgatttgtttCAGATAGAGTTGGTGTTGACAAAGATCTTTGGACTAACAACAAGACTTCCATGAGTATAAAGGTTATTTGCAGGTAGTGATTTTTGGTGTCTTTAGAGGGAGAAAAGAAAAGTGGAGATAGTGTGATAGAGGTGGTGGTAGCATGAGTGATTTGAACGGTGAAAGATCAAAGCCATGGAACATATATCCATCTTCAAACCCTGGTCCATCACAGAGAGGAGGAGTTGATGAGGAAGGTCCATGGAAAAGCTTAGGGACATCTATGAGTGCtatttcttttggttttgttGCCACAGCCATTTTGATTTCAATGTTTCTCATAATGGCCATTTTTGAACATTTGTTCAAACCTACCTCACAATTCTCCACGCCAGAATCTATGATGCCACGTTATCAGGAGCACTCACCACCAGTACCAACTGGAAAACAAGGAAATGCAGATTCAGTAAGTCTCTTCATGCTTTTCTTCCTATCAGCAACGTTTTATGCATGCCAAAATTAATATATTGCATGTTTTCATAATAATCTCAGAGATAATTATCTGATCTGCATAATCAAATTTTGAGAATTTGTTTTAAAGTAAAGAGAataatgtgattctgcctttgtTTTGCAACTAATATTTCATGGATGCTttgatgaaatacttgtcttaattactgtgaaaaaaatcagttttagggttacttatatttttcgtgaagaaaATACGTGtgtgataagttggctaatttagacaaatgattgttgttacttgagatgaGATGTTAGACTATAAAAAGTTGGTGATTATATTTTGGAAGTTATGTTGGTTGAATGATAAAGGGTGATTGATTATTTGTGACAGGTTCCAGCATGTTTTGCTTCTGATTTGTCAGTGCTGATGCCAGGGCACCAATATCCTACCTACATAGCTCAACCTGCTCCTCTCCCTTGTCAGAGGGAAGGGGCTTATTGGCCTTCTCATGAACACCATTTTCTGTTTAATTAGTGCATTTTTTTCCTAACCTTCAATATGTTATCAATCAACTTCTCCTCTCTCTGTATACAGATACTCAGAGACCACCCACCTGTGTcaattttatacataaaaatattgtatttatatGCCAAAATGTGAAGCCAGTTTTTTCCAAGTTTAATGTACTTCAACTTCAGCAACTAAAGTTGCATCATATCATCAATGTTTCTTTTTAGTTTGTAGTTGCATTATTATCAGTATTTAGTGTTAGTTTTAAGTGATTGtagttttggttttggtttctGATTTTCATAATTATATGCATGCCGTGACAGATTAGTGTTTGGAAGGATGAAAGCTAAGAGCAAAAAGTAGCAATGATAATAGTTTAGTTAGACAATAAGATTTGAGAAGATTAGTGATTGGAGAAGTATAATGAGAGAGTGTTTATTTTATGTCGCACGGATACTGATACGACATAGATACGAAAATACCTAcaatatataaaatgtaaaacaCGGAGatacgaatctatatattatacaattatgaatgatataaattgacaataaatattatgtgcacaaatatgttatagattattttttggagcagaaagatgtttttcatgactggttcaaaacaATTTGTTTctaattaatgtattttttctttttaaaattgtgttagaaccgtattaaaattgtaagaaattcaataaatattttttgaattggacacttcacgaaTATGTGTTCTACAAGTGTTATAGAATGTCGGTGTTCGATATAAGTATCCGACACCGTCACGTCATCGTATCCGACACCGTCacgtcatttaagagaagtATTCTTAAAAGCTGAAAGAACACAACACAAACTCATCAAACAACTCATATTTGTGTTCGGTAATTGCTATATTAGTGAATCATGAATAATTACATTATTTGTAGATTATTTGATAAatcaaaggtttatttttaatataatcattaattttattaatttatagcCATGTGAGAAACCTTTCTTTTATGTATAACCAAGGTGTTCAGTGatgttaataattatttataaaaacaggATAAAATATGAGAAATATAGAATTAGAAATTATTGATATTTCATTAAAAGGCTCTATATAAAGAGTATAACAAcattaattgaaattaaaaaacaaaacataatagcCTATATTTCTAACTTGATTCTCAAAAAGCTTcgaatttaacttttaaaagaGCTTTTGTCAAAATGGTTCTGCAATAAATTAGCTTAATTTCGCCTTCTCGTAGCAcatcttttaagaaaataactTAATCTTACCATAAAAAATTGGATACTTTGAATAAGAAATAACTATTTGATTGTCTATAAAAATCTATTGGCTCACTTTGCTCATATATAAACTAACATGCACACATGtatgaataaaatgaaaaagacaaattaaaaataatttgatgtaattttaaaagcaaaattgaaataaaatgataaaatcttaataaataaattttttattttagaataataatcttaaaaaataatttttattataaaattttaataaataaaatatttatagttagaataaaatattaaagtaagttgttttataaaatacctaaatttaaattatttaaattaataaaaatataatcattttatatttatatttaattatttattttactataataaattacataaaaattgattatatttataattttatatatatataattaacaagTCACAAAATTAGTGATCTTGTTTTCAAGTAATAGTACATCTTTTATCAAGACATGtttttaatacaaataattCATTAAATGTTAATCAAAATGTAATAATCTCTCATCAATTTCTAGTTTAAAAAAGATGATAAGGTTGATCAATAAAATCACTCCTAATATATACAAATCATAAAACATTGCAAAGATTtactctttctttctttatatatgtttttttctggTGTTAAAGTATTATGGATTATAATAAATGTTCTTGATTTTATTAAAAGTTTAGATTAATTTTCTATTTCGCACTTTTCCAATTCTGAAGAAAGGATGAAAGTATTTTGTAGCTCTATATTTTGCCAGTGAGAAATTCTACATGATTTGATACATCAGTTAATAATATACCagtaaaaaaaactcaaatatcAATAACTTCATCTCATAAGTATtcactttaaaattaaaacaagtcATAACTCAAATCAGTAATGAGAATGAA
Proteins encoded in this region:
- the LOC137833597 gene encoding uncharacterized protein is translated as MSAISFGFVATAILISMFLIMAIFEHLFKPTSQFSTPESMMPRYQEHSPPVPTGKQGNADSVPACFASDLSVLMPGHQYPTYIAQPAPLPCQREGAYWPSHEHHFLFN